Genomic DNA from Gammaproteobacteria bacterium:
TTCTTATTGGTGTGTCGGAAGGGCGCTGGTTGCCGCGGGCTGGCAGTTGGATGGAGGGCGTACGATCAGCATTTGGTGTCGCCCTGCTGGGCGTTGCCATCTATCTGGCCACTCCACTCCTGCCGGGGGCGTTGGTGCTGGCGCTGTGGGGTTCGCTGGCGATCGCTGCCGGCGTCTTTCTTGGCGCTTTCGATGCTCGCCCTGAAATGGACATTCGGAAGTTCTGGAAGGCGCTTGGCATCATTCTGGTTTTGGTTGGCGCAATGCAATGGATAGGTGCGCTTTCTGGCCAACAGAATCCTTTACGGCCTCTTTCTTTCAGCTCAAGTGCCAACACCGCAACCACGGCTTTGCCATTCAAACACATACAGGGGCTTAAACAACTACAAACTGAGCTGAGCTTAGCCAAGGCACGCAAGCAACGTGTCTTTGTTGACCTTTATGCCGACTGGTGCGTCGCCTGTACCGAACTGGAAGCCAACACACTCCCAGATCCACGCGTACGCAGCGCCATGGCAGACATGCTGTGGTTGCAAGTGGATTTGTCAGATACCGATGATCCGGACAATATCGCCGTCATTGAGCATTACAATGTGCCGGGACTGCCCACCATGATGTTTTTTGATGAATATGGCAATGAACTGACACGGCACCGAATTACTGGTTATCTATCACCCGAGCAATTTGCCGAACGTGTGAAAGAAGCATTTTCTAAAGACTAAGCAAAACGGCATGGATGCCCCATAAACTTTTTTTAACGGGGCTACATTATGCGATTACTCATTTTCGGAACATTACTTTTGGGCATCACTGGCCAGACCTTGGCGGACACATCCCCCCACGATTGGCACCAAAAACTGCAAACCATTGCCGACGTGGTCGACGCTAAGCGAATACAACAAGACGTTGTCCAATTGGTCAATTTTGGTACGCGACACACATTGAGCCAAGCCAACCATCCAACGCGCGGCATTGGGGCGGCACGTCGATGGTTGGCGCGACAGTTTCAGAACATCGCCGCTGAATGCGGCGGTTGCCTGAAAGTTGAAACTGTCAGCGCCACGGTGCAAGGCCGCCGCATTCCGACACCAACCGAAGTGGTCAATGTGCTTGCCATACTGCCAGGCACCAAAGATCCCAAGCGGGTGGTCATGATGACAGGTGACATTGATTCCCGTGCCAGCGATGTGATGGACGCCGAGTCGGATGCACCCGGCGCCAATGACAACGCCTCCGGGCTTGCCGCAGTGCTCGAGGCCGCGCGTGTGCTTTCAAAGCACAGATTCGGCGCAACCATCGTGTTTGCTGGTCTTTCCGGCGAAGAGCAGGGACTTTATGGAGGCAAAATCCTTGCCCAAGCAGCCAAGCAGCGAGGTTGGCGAATAGAGGCTGTCATCAATAACGATATGATCGGCAATATTGAAGGCATCGATGGTGTCATCGACAACACCGTCGCCCGGATTTTTTCCGAAGGCACGCGTGCCGACGAAACGCCTGAAATGGCTCGCTATCGGCGTTTTCATGGCGGGGAAGTTGATTCACCTTCTCGTAACCTGGCGCGCTATGTGGATCGACTGGCCGATCAATATCTTAGCAACCTGGACACATGGCTGATTTATCGCCTCGACCGGTTCGGACGGGGTGGCCATCACCGCCCATTCAATGATGCGGGCTTCCCAGCCATCCGGCTGATGGAGGCGCACGAGCATTACCACCGCCAACATCAAAATGTGCGTACGGAAAACGGCGTCGCCTATGGCGATGTCGTCAGCGGCGTCAATTTCGACTACGCAGCCAAGCTCACTCGGCTGAATACCATCACACTCGCCTCATTGGCTTGGGCCCCAGCCCCGCCCATCAACGTGACCCTCGTTGGCGCGGTGACCGCCAATACCACATTGTGTTGGCAACCCCACGCCGATGACAAAACAAAAGTGGCCAAATATCGGATTTATTGGCGCCGTACTGATCAGCCGCAATGGCAGTACATGCGTGAAGTCGGCACGCGCACGCAATGGACGCTTAACAACATCATCATTGACAACTATTATTTTGGCGTGAGTGCCGTGAGCAACAATGGGTTCGAGTCGCCCATCGTGTTCCCTGGGCCTATCGGCGCATTTACGCCATGGTCAGCCATCGACTGCAGCCCGAAAAATTAAGGCAGCAGAATTGATGCAATAGCGCCGCCCGGTCTCGGTCGGACCGTCATCAAAAACATGGCCGAGATGAATATGACAGTTAGCGCAACGCACCTCCGTCCGCCGCATGCCATGACTGGTGTCCAAATGCTCCGTCACGGCTTGCGCCTCGATCGGGCGATCGAAACTTGGCCAACCGCAGCCGCTATCAAATTTCGATGTGCTGGAAAATAGTGGCTGCGCACAATTTCGACAAAGGTAGTCTCCCGGTTCAAAAAAATTCCAGTAAGCATTCTGAAAAGGGGGTTCTGTGCCCTTTTCAAAACACACCCACCGTTCTAACTCGGTCATCTTTTTGTTATTCATGCTCGACTTCTACTTGTATCTGGCAAGAACATGCGCACATTTTGCACAAACTGGTCTAACCTTGTTCAAATTAAGACGAAAAAGGCTAGACACCTCGTGAATTATTGGCAAGAATGATCGCTCTTAGCAAGATATTTTCATATCTGCGCCATTTAAGCGCATAATTGGCGACGTTCTAATGAAAAAACGCGTTCTTTTGCTTGATGGGCCAAACTTGAATCTGCTCGGTCAACGCGAACCGGAAACCTATGGTGACGTGACACTGCAAGCGATTCGCGAGCAAGTGGCCAAGGAGCTCAGTCCTAATATCGAGCTACATTGCTATCAAAGCAATCACGAAGGCGCGCTCGTTGAACGGATTCATCAGGCGGCAAGCGAGCACATAGACTTTATCATGCTGAACCCCGCCGGTTTGACGCATACCAGTGTGGTGATGCGAGATGCACTGCTCGCCGTCCGCATACCATTTATTGAATTGCACTTAAGCAATCCGCATGCCCGCGAGCCCTTTCGACACCATTCTTATTTTTCTGACATCGCCCTTGGCGTCATTTGCGGGTTTAAAGAAGATAGCTACATTTTAGCCGCAAAATTCATTAAAAAGTACCTCACTTCATGACACATTAAAGAGAGTGAACACCATGGACATACGGAAAATCAAAAAACTGATCGAACTGGTCGAAGAATCTGGTATCGCCGAAATTGAGATTAAAGAAGGTGAAGAATCCGTCCGAATCAGTCGGGCAGGCACCATTCAATCTGTCGCGGTGCCGCAAACCTCTTTGCCTCCGATGCCAGCCAGCCAGCCAACTGCGGCACCGACGGCCGAGTCAGCACAAGCCAAGGACGACGATGACACGGAGATGCCTTCCGGACACGTAGTGCGTTCGCCCATGGTCGGCACTTTTTATCGAGCCCCCTCTCCCGGCGCTAAACCGTTCGTCGAAGTCGGTGATCGGGTCAATGTCGGCGACACGCTGTGCATCATTGAAGCCATGAAAATGATGAACCAGATCGAGGCGGATAAAGCCGGTGTGGTCAAGGCCATTTTGGTCGAAAATGCACAACCTGTGGAATTCGACGAGCCACTGTTCATCATTGAATAGGCAAGGAGCTTGTGATGCTTGATAAAGTCGTGATTGCCAACCGTGGCGAAATTGCGCTTCGCATATTGCGCGCCTGCCGTGAACTGGGCATTAAAACAGTGGCTGTGCACAGCACCGCCGATACCGATCTCATGCATGTCCGACTGGCCGATGAGTCGGTTTGTATTGGACCGCCACCGGCAACAGAGAGTTACCTAAATATTCCCGCAATTATTGCAGCCGCCGAAGTGACCGACGCTGTGGCCATTCATCCAGGCTATGGATTTTTGGCGGAAAATGCTGATTTTGCTGAACAAGTCGAGCGCAGTGGTTTTCGCTTTATCGGACCGCGCCCGGAAACCATCCGACTTATGGGCGACAAGGTCTCTGCCATTGCCGCAATGAAAAAAGCCGGAGTCCCCTGTGTGCCCGGTTCCGATGGTCCCTTGGGTGATGATGACAAAGAAAACTTAGCCATTGCCAAGCGCATCACCTATCCCGTGATTATCAAAGCCGCGGGCGGCGGCGGTGGGCGAGGAATGCGGGTGGTTCGTTCTGAGAAAGAACTGATCGATGCCATTGCCACCACGCGAGCTGAAGCGAAAGCGGCGTTCGGCAATGACACCGTGTATATGGAAAAATTTCTTGAGAATCCCCGACATATCGAGATTCAAGTGCTTGCTGACATGCATGGCAACGCCATTTACCTCGGCGAACGCGATTGCTCAATGCAAAGACGTCATCAAAAAGTGGTGGAGGAAGCACCGGCGCCGGGCATCACCGAAGAAATGCGTCGCTACATCGGGGAACGTTGTGTGCAGGCGTGCAAGGAAATTGGCTATGTTGGTGCCGGAACGTTCGAATTTCTCTACGAAAAAGGCGAATTTTACTTTATTGAAATGAATACCCGTATCCAGGTCGAGCACCCGGTCACGGAGCTTGTCACTGGCATTGACATCGTTAAAGAACAACTCAAAGTCGCCGAAGGGCAACCATTATCGTACAAGCAACAGGATGTCCGCATGCGGGGGCACGCGATAGAATGTCGCATCAATGCCGAGGATCCCCACACGTTCATGCCTTCTCCGGGCAAAATTGAACGATATCACGCGCCGGGCGGTCCTGGCGTGCGAGTTGACTCGCATGTGTACGCCGGCTATCGAGTGCCGCCCTATTATGATTCCATGATTGGCAAAATCATCACGCACGGTGAAACCCGGGAAGTTGCCCTTGCGCGTATGCAGATGGCACTTGAAGAGCTCGTCATCACAGGCATCAAAACAAACATCGAATTACAAAAAAGGATTATGAGTGATACCAATTTTCAAAAAGGTGGCGTGAACATTCACTACCTGGAACAAAATCTCTCTCAGCATCCGGAGATAATTAAGTAAGCATGGAATGGCGACAGCTCAAAATCCAGACCACCGTCGATCACTGTGAAGCCATTGAAGCTTGGTTACTCGACCAAGGCGCGCTTTCCGTGACGCTTCTGGACGCGGCCGATCAGCCCATTTTGGAACCTGCCCCAGGCGAAACACCTTTGTGGGCCCAAGTTGTGCTGGTCGCCCTTTTCGATCAAGAAGCCAATCTTGCCGGCATTTGTCGCGAATTCCAGGAAAACTGGCCTGAAGTTGCACATAACATTGCCACGGAATCACTTCCGGATCGTGTCTGGGAGACGGCTTGGATGGATCATTTCGAGCCCATGCGGTTTGGCGCGAGCCTGTGGATTGTCCCAAGTTGGACCACGCCTCCGGATCCGGACGCTGTGAATATTTTTCTCGACCCAGGACTGGCATTCGGATCAGGGACACACGAAACAACGGCGCTGTGCTTGGAATGGCTTGCCGCACAATCCCTGACCGGGAAAACAGTCATTGATTATGGTTGTGGCTCCGGGATTTTGGGGATTGCCGCGGCGGCGCTTGGTGCTGATCACGTGCTTGGCCTTGATATCGATCCGCAGGCCATCACCGCAAGTCGAGACAATGCTGAAAAAAATAATGTGCTCGACAAGACGACATGGCAATTGCTCGAGCCGCGCCATCTACCAGTGCTCGCGCCGCATGATATTTTGCTCGCCAATATTCTTGCTGAACCACTGCGAACACTGGCGCCAGTGTTGGCACAAGGAGTTCGTGCAGGGGGACAGATTGCCTTAAGTGGTCTATTGACAACGCAGAGCGATGAAATCAGCCAAATTTATGATGCCTATTTCGTGATGAACCCGCCTGTCATCAAAGGTGATTGGGCATTATTGACGGGTTGTCGTAGACACTAGTGCCTCCCTTTGTTAAAAATAGCTTACTTTAAAAAGGAATAGTGGAAAGTCGATGTCGGATTCCGAACGCCGTCCTGTCACGCGATGCCCGCAATGTGGCACCATGTTCCGGGTTAGCCTCGCGCAGCTGCAGGCGGCTGCAGGCGAAGTCCGGTGCGGCGCATGTTTGCATACATTCAACGCCATTGATTTTGTCGTCGCCCCTGAATTACTTCTGATACGTCCTGCTCAAACATCCGCGCCGACGTCCACCACAGCGGATATGGAGCAGGCCATTGAACAAATGCTCGGTGACTTGGACGATGAGCCGATCGAAGATCCAGAAAGTCTGGAACAAAGTCTCGAAGAAGCGCTCGCCGCCGAAGGACTGGGTGATTTGGATGTCGAACAGGAAGTGGCCCCAGAAGCATCTGATCAGGACAATGCGCTGTCGCTTGAAGCCATGCTCGACTCTGCCTCTGGCACCACCCTACTTGACAAAGAAATGGTCACTGACACGCTATCGACCAAGGATGTCCCTGACAATACACAGGATGTGTCAGAGGAGGCAACATCGCTTGACCCAACTGAAGAGAGGGCATCAGTGGCATCAGAAGAGCCGTGTGTGACCGACGCCGAGATCGAAGTCGCTGATGTTTCCGGGACAAACGACTGGATAGACGAACATCCGGAGCCACTCACTTCTGCCGAGCCTTTTCTGACGTCCACCGAAGCGCACATTTC
This window encodes:
- a CDS encoding acetyl-CoA carboxylase biotin carboxyl carrier protein, whose protein sequence is MDIRKIKKLIELVEESGIAEIEIKEGEESVRISRAGTIQSVAVPQTSLPPMPASQPTAAPTAESAQAKDDDDTEMPSGHVVRSPMVGTFYRAPSPGAKPFVEVGDRVNVGDTLCIIEAMKMMNQIEADKAGVVKAILVENAQPVEFDEPLFIIE
- the aroQ gene encoding type II 3-dehydroquinate dehydratase; this translates as MKKRVLLLDGPNLNLLGQREPETYGDVTLQAIREQVAKELSPNIELHCYQSNHEGALVERIHQAASEHIDFIMLNPAGLTHTSVVMRDALLAVRIPFIELHLSNPHAREPFRHHSYFSDIALGVICGFKEDSYILAAKFIKKYLTS
- a CDS encoding M20/M25/M40 family metallo-hydrolase; translated protein: MRLLIFGTLLLGITGQTLADTSPHDWHQKLQTIADVVDAKRIQQDVVQLVNFGTRHTLSQANHPTRGIGAARRWLARQFQNIAAECGGCLKVETVSATVQGRRIPTPTEVVNVLAILPGTKDPKRVVMMTGDIDSRASDVMDAESDAPGANDNASGLAAVLEAARVLSKHRFGATIVFAGLSGEEQGLYGGKILAQAAKQRGWRIEAVINNDMIGNIEGIDGVIDNTVARIFSEGTRADETPEMARYRRFHGGEVDSPSRNLARYVDRLADQYLSNLDTWLIYRLDRFGRGGHHRPFNDAGFPAIRLMEAHEHYHRQHQNVRTENGVAYGDVVSGVNFDYAAKLTRLNTITLASLAWAPAPPINVTLVGAVTANTTLCWQPHADDKTKVAKYRIYWRRTDQPQWQYMREVGTRTQWTLNNIIIDNYYFGVSAVSNNGFESPIVFPGPIGAFTPWSAIDCSPKN
- the msrB gene encoding peptide-methionine (R)-S-oxide reductase, which produces MNNKKMTELERWVCFEKGTEPPFQNAYWNFFEPGDYLCRNCAQPLFSSTSKFDSGCGWPSFDRPIEAQAVTEHLDTSHGMRRTEVRCANCHIHLGHVFDDGPTETGRRYCINSAALIFRAAVDG
- the accC gene encoding acetyl-CoA carboxylase biotin carboxylase subunit codes for the protein MLDKVVIANRGEIALRILRACRELGIKTVAVHSTADTDLMHVRLADESVCIGPPPATESYLNIPAIIAAAEVTDAVAIHPGYGFLAENADFAEQVERSGFRFIGPRPETIRLMGDKVSAIAAMKKAGVPCVPGSDGPLGDDDKENLAIAKRITYPVIIKAAGGGGGRGMRVVRSEKELIDAIATTRAEAKAAFGNDTVYMEKFLENPRHIEIQVLADMHGNAIYLGERDCSMQRRHQKVVEEAPAPGITEEMRRYIGERCVQACKEIGYVGAGTFEFLYEKGEFYFIEMNTRIQVEHPVTELVTGIDIVKEQLKVAEGQPLSYKQQDVRMRGHAIECRINAEDPHTFMPSPGKIERYHAPGGPGVRVDSHVYAGYRVPPYYDSMIGKIITHGETREVALARMQMALEELVITGIKTNIELQKRIMSDTNFQKGGVNIHYLEQNLSQHPEIIK
- a CDS encoding 50S ribosomal protein L11 methyltransferase, yielding MEWRQLKIQTTVDHCEAIEAWLLDQGALSVTLLDAADQPILEPAPGETPLWAQVVLVALFDQEANLAGICREFQENWPEVAHNIATESLPDRVWETAWMDHFEPMRFGASLWIVPSWTTPPDPDAVNIFLDPGLAFGSGTHETTALCLEWLAAQSLTGKTVIDYGCGSGILGIAAAALGADHVLGLDIDPQAITASRDNAEKNNVLDKTTWQLLEPRHLPVLAPHDILLANILAEPLRTLAPVLAQGVRAGGQIALSGLLTTQSDEISQIYDAYFVMNPPVIKGDWALLTGCRRH